A stretch of DNA from Paenibacillus sp.:
AAGCTGAACGCGCCGGGCGCCCAAGGCGCTTGGGACGTCACCTATTTGCCCGGAGGCAGCGGCAACTGGGGCGGATCGTTCCTAACGATTCCCGACATGAGCTCGAAGAAAACGGAAGCCTACGAGCTGATCCGGTGGTTGACCGATCCGAAGCAGCAGCTCGCGCTGTACTCGTCGCTGAACAATTTCCCGTCGACGCCGCTCATTTACGAAGACCCGGCGATCCGGGACAAGATGGATCCGTTCTTCCGCCACGCGCCCGTCGGACGCATCTTCTCCGACGCCGCGAAGAACGTTCGGCCGACGTACGAAGGCGCCAAGCAGCACGTCGTCACGCAAATCATGGAGGCGGCGCTCGACAAGGTCGAGGAGCGGGAGGCGACGCCGGAGGAGGCGTGGGACGAAGCGATGACGCTGATTCATAAGCAGCTGCAGCTGGAACCGTGGGAGAAAGGGGAGATTCCCGAATGAACATTTTGCTCGTCGACGACGAACCGTTCGTGCGCGCCTCGATGGCGCGGATCATCGCGAACGTCGAACCGAACCATGCCGTGCGCGAAGCGGAGGACGGCGAGGAGGCGCTCCAGGCGCTCGAAGCGGAGCGGTCCGACCTCGTCATCACCGACATCCGCATGCCGGCGGTGAACGGTCTGGAGCTGGCGAAGCGCATCCGGGAGCGATGGCCGGACATCGACGTCGTCATGCTGACCGGCCACGCCGATTTCGAATACGCGCAGGAAGCGATTCGGTACCATGTGACCGAATATTTGCTGAAGCCGGTCTCGCTCGACCATATGCGCCGGGTCATCGCCCAAGCGGAGGAGCGGCTGCGGGAGCGCAAGGCGGCGGAGGCCGTCGGCAAGCTGCGGACGAAGAGTCTGCTCGAGAAGCGCGTGCACGACTTGTGCTATGAGCTGCCGCTGCCGTATTACGACGAGTCGCTGTTCCCGCCGTTCGAACGGTTCGCTTTGTACGCGTTCTCCGTGACGGCGGACGGCGGCCGGGAGCGGACGGCGCGCTTCGCCGCGAAGAACGTCGCGGAGGAAGCGATGGCGGCGTACGGTACCCCGGTCGTCGTGCCGACGGACCGGGCGGTCGTCGCCGCGCTGTTCCTTGCGCGCGGAGCGGAACCGCCGCCGTCCGCGGATACGCTCCGCGCGCTGGCGGAGGGCGTCGCCGAGACGGCGAAGCGAGTCGCGAGGCTCGACGTCGCCGGGGCGTTCGGCGGCGCGTCCGCGCAGCTCCGCGACATGCAGGAGCTGTACCGCAGCGCGCTCGCGCAGCTTGGCGCCCCCCAGGAGGCCGAGCCGGCCGCGTCCGCACCGGAGGTGCACCGCATCGTCCGCGCCGCTCTCGACCTCGTCCAGGAGCGGTACGCGGAAGATTTGACGCTGACCTCGCTCGCCGAGACGCTGTACGTCAGCCCGAACTACCTCAGCGGCTTGTTTAAATCCGAAACGGGCGAGACGTTTACGCATCATTTGACGAAAGCGCGGATGGCGCAGGCGAAGAAGCTGCTGCGGGAGACGAACCTGAAAATTTACACGATCTGCGAGCAGGTCGGCTATACGGATCAGGCGCATTTCAGCCGCATGTTCAAGACGCTGGAGGGGATGTCTCCGTACGAATACCGCTCGAAAACAACGATCTGAAAATCCGACAAAAAATCGGAGATGGGCCTCATGGGTTTATCGCCGGGAATCCTTTATCCTTAATTCACGGAGCCGAAACCGCTTACAAAAAACAAGTGAGCGGACGGGAACCGGACAATTAGGACATAGGGGGATTACCGATGATGAAACGTGGGGCTCTTCTTCTTTTCTCGGTCATGCTGGCATTCGTGACGGCGGCTTGCTCGTCCGGCGGAGGCGGCGGCAGCGGCGGTTCGGACGGCAAAACGGCGGACAGCGGCTCGGCGGGCGGCTCGTCCGGCGAAGCGGTCGAGCTGAACGTATGGCTGTTCACCGGCACGGGCATGGAGCCGTTCATGGAGGCATACGCGAAGGAGCATAACATTAAGCTGAACATTCAGCAGCAGGAATACGCCGACCATCACAACGGCCTCGTGACGGCGCTGGCGGCGGGCAGCGGCGCGCCGGACATCGCGCTCGTGGAGATCGGCTACATCGACCAGTTCAAGGCGGACGAAAGCAAGTTCTACAACTTGGCGGACTTCGGCGCGAACGACATCATGGGCGACTACCTGGAATGGAAAAAGGTGCAGGCGTCCAGCCAAGACGGCAGCTTCATCTTCGGCATTCCGACGGATATCGGGCCGATGGCCGCGATGTACCGCACCGACTTGTTCGAGCAGGCGGGCCTGCCGACGAACCGCGACGAAGTGTCGAAGCTGTTCTCCTCATGGGAAGCGTTCGTCGACGTCGGCCGGACGATCAAGGAGAAGACGGGCAAGCCGATGGTCGACGCCGCGAACTCCGTGTTCGACGTCGTTATCGGGCAGGCGACGGAGCATTACTTCGATGAGAAAGGCGAGCTGATCGTCGAGACGAACCCGGCCGTCCGCCGCGCGTACGATTTGGCGACGGGCATGGCGCAGGAAGGTTTGACGGCGAAAATTACGCAGTGGTCCCCGGAGTGGGGCGCAGGGATGAACAACGGCGACTTCGCGGTCCAAATGGCGCCGGCGTGGATGATCGGCTTCATGAAGGCGAACGCGCCGGATTCCGCGGGCAAGTGGGACATCGCGGCGATGCCGGAAGGCAGCGGCAACTGGGGCGGCTCGTTCCTGACGATCCCGAAGGAAAGCAAGAACGCGCAAGTCGCTTACGACATGATCAAAACGATTTTGTCGCCGGCAGGCCAGCTGGAGCTGTTCAAGAGCAACGGCAACTTCCCATCCACGCCTAGCGTGTTCGACGATCCGGCGATCCAAGAATTCAAAGACGACTTCTTCAGCGGCGCGCCGGTCGGCAGCATCTACGCCGAAGCGGCGAAGAAGGTGACGCCGGTCTACTACGGTCCGAAATATATCATCGTCGACACGCCGCTCACGAACGCGATCACGGAAGTGGAGCGCAACGGCACCGATCGCGAGGCGGCCTGGAAGACGGCAATGGATCAAATCAAGCGCGACCTGCGGCAATAATCGCTCGCGCGGCTTGCGGTCAGGGGCCGGCCGGAACCGGCCGGTCCCGACCCGCAAGGCCGACAACCCTGAACAAAGGAGGCCACTACGATGGTATTGCACACCGACCCGCCTCAGGCCGCACGCCAACCGTCCGTCCGTAAGCCGTGGCAGACGCAGCGGTTCCGCGATTGCTTTTCCGGCTATTTGTACATCGCACCGTTCTTCCTCGTTTTCGGCGTCTTTACGGTGTTTCCGGTGCTGTGGTCGGGGTATATCTCGTTTTTCTCTTGGAACGTTCTCGGCGAGAAGGAGTTCATCGGCTTCCAAAACTACGTGTGGATCCTGACGGACGACCCGCGGTTTTGGAAATCGGTCGGCAACACGTTCTCGATCTGGATCATGTCGACCGTGCCGCAGCTGTTTTTCGCGCTCGTCATCGCCAATTTGCTCAATTCGAACGCGCTGCGGTTCAAGCAGTTTTTCCGCGTCGGCCTGTTCGTCCCGAACGTCACATCGCTGGTCGCCGTCGCGATCGTGTTCACGAGCATTTTCGGCTACAATTACGGGCTGCTGAATTACGTGCTGAACGCTTGGTTCGGCCTTGAGAAAACGGATTGGGGCGCATCGTATTTCGGCGCGCAGGTGGCGCTGTCCATCATGGTCATGTGGCGTTGGACGGGGTATAACGCGATCATTTATTTGGCGGCGCTGCAGTCGATTCCGAACGATTTGTACGAAGCGGCGACGATCGACGGCGCCTCGAAGCGGCAGCAGTTTTTCCACATTACGATCCCGATGATTCGGCCGATGATCTTGTTCACGGTCGTCATGTCGACGATCGGCGGCATGCAGCTGTTCGTCGAACCGCTCCTGTACCAAGGCGCGCAAGGCGGTTCGCAAGGACAAGTGCTCACGATGGTGCTGTATTTGTACGACACGGCGTTCACGAAAAACTCGTTCGGCTATGCGTCGGCGATCGCTTGGGTGATGTTCCTCATTATCATCGTGTTCTCGTTCTTCAATATGTATTTGACGCGCAAGATCCAATCGGCGAACTAGGAGGGAAAGCGAATGAAGGCTGTCGGACGGCTTGCGTTGTATGTCGCGGTATCGATCTTCCTCGTGCTTTCCCTCTTCCCGTTTTATTGGATGTTCGTGATCGGGTCGCGGACGACGGCGGATACGAATCGGTTTCCGCCGGCGCTGCTCCCGGGGGGATTGTACGTCGAAAACATTACGAAGGTGTTTCAAGAAATTCCGTTTTTCCTCGCGCTGTGGAATACGGTCATGGTCGCTTCGATCGTGACGGCGTCGACGCTGTTTTTCGGCTCTCTCGCCGCCTTCGCGTTCTCGAAGCTGAAATTCCCGGGCCGCGGACCGCTGTTCGTGTTTATCGTGGCGACGCTTATGATTCCGGGCCAGC
This window harbors:
- a CDS encoding response regulator transcription factor, with amino-acid sequence MNILLVDDEPFVRASMARIIANVEPNHAVREAEDGEEALQALEAERSDLVITDIRMPAVNGLELAKRIRERWPDIDVVMLTGHADFEYAQEAIRYHVTEYLLKPVSLDHMRRVIAQAEERLRERKAAEAVGKLRTKSLLEKRVHDLCYELPLPYYDESLFPPFERFALYAFSVTADGGRERTARFAAKNVAEEAMAAYGTPVVVPTDRAVVAALFLARGAEPPPSADTLRALAEGVAETAKRVARLDVAGAFGGASAQLRDMQELYRSALAQLGAPQEAEPAASAPEVHRIVRAALDLVQERYAEDLTLTSLAETLYVSPNYLSGLFKSETGETFTHHLTKARMAQAKKLLRETNLKIYTICEQVGYTDQAHFSRMFKTLEGMSPYEYRSKTTI
- a CDS encoding ABC transporter substrate-binding protein; translation: MMKRGALLLFSVMLAFVTAACSSGGGGGSGGSDGKTADSGSAGGSSGEAVELNVWLFTGTGMEPFMEAYAKEHNIKLNIQQQEYADHHNGLVTALAAGSGAPDIALVEIGYIDQFKADESKFYNLADFGANDIMGDYLEWKKVQASSQDGSFIFGIPTDIGPMAAMYRTDLFEQAGLPTNRDEVSKLFSSWEAFVDVGRTIKEKTGKPMVDAANSVFDVVIGQATEHYFDEKGELIVETNPAVRRAYDLATGMAQEGLTAKITQWSPEWGAGMNNGDFAVQMAPAWMIGFMKANAPDSAGKWDIAAMPEGSGNWGGSFLTIPKESKNAQVAYDMIKTILSPAGQLELFKSNGNFPSTPSVFDDPAIQEFKDDFFSGAPVGSIYAEAAKKVTPVYYGPKYIIVDTPLTNAITEVERNGTDREAAWKTAMDQIKRDLRQ
- a CDS encoding sugar ABC transporter permease, translating into MVLHTDPPQAARQPSVRKPWQTQRFRDCFSGYLYIAPFFLVFGVFTVFPVLWSGYISFFSWNVLGEKEFIGFQNYVWILTDDPRFWKSVGNTFSIWIMSTVPQLFFALVIANLLNSNALRFKQFFRVGLFVPNVTSLVAVAIVFTSIFGYNYGLLNYVLNAWFGLEKTDWGASYFGAQVALSIMVMWRWTGYNAIIYLAALQSIPNDLYEAATIDGASKRQQFFHITIPMIRPMILFTVVMSTIGGMQLFVEPLLYQGAQGGSQGQVLTMVLYLYDTAFTKNSFGYASAIAWVMFLIIIVFSFFNMYLTRKIQSAN